The genome window CTAATAGCTCTACTAATAGGTCTTCAGAATCCATGATGTCTGTCAAAGCAAAGCGCGTTTTTTCATCTTTTGATAATGGCTTTTCCAAGTAAACCTTCGGGTAATCAGAACGAGTGGCATAAAGGCTCGTTCCATCACAAACCCATAACAATCTCTTAGGATACGGAAGCTCAGATAATCCTGCGCTAGTCACCTCCTGTTTTATCACAAAATAGACAGGGGTGCGATAGAGCAACTCTATCTTACTTGTTGTGAATACTTCCTGATAAGTCCCCTGAACTTTTTCGAACACTTTCAGTGCCATCACCTTTTGATAGGTTGCTTGGAGGTCTTTCAATACATTCATTGCTTCTGCAGAAAGCGTAGAAACGGCTTTGTTTGTCCTTGCAGCGTTAGTTATTTGTTGAGAACAACAGTTAGAAGGCATCACAATTTGGGTACCATCGGGACAGGAAACGACGGAGTTAGGGGTGGCACAACCGTATTGCTTGGCTCCAGGACATCTGTAGGGACAGGTACCCGCAGGACATCCCCCAGAGGAAGGAATCCTCATATCCGATACCCACACAAGCCCTAACGATACCAGAAGTATCGGCTTCCACATACGTAGCCATAAAGTGTTCATCTCTTTCCTCCATTTCAATAAACTTTGAATAAAATAAAAGGAGGCAGAAGGCCCTATGCTGAGATAGAGCCTTCTCCCTTTATCTTTGCCTAGCTAGGAACAAACAACAGTAATTTTTGTGCCATCCGGACATGTAACAGTTGAACCACTTGTAGCACAGCCGGAGCTTGTTGCCCCTGGGCATTTGAAAGCACAAGTACCCGGTGGGCAACCCCCACTACCACCGCTGCCGTTGTTACCCCCTCCTGATGGTGGATTTGGATACTGATAATAGAGCGTAGCGGCGTCCGACTTCGTTAGCTTTACTTTGTAAAGCCGGCAGCTAGAGCATATCAGTACACCTAGAAGTTTAAGTGCATCCTGAACTGCTTCGATAGCATTTTCTCCCATTCTCACTCGAGTTTGGCGCGGTGGCCATACTGGCTCTATCCAACACGGGCATTCCCACCAGCCCGACTTTTCATCTTTATAGGGCTTTCCTAAACACAACGTCACGGGGATCTTTTCGCGTCCCCTCTTCGCGCGAAGAACGAAGTCCATTGAGGCGATCTTCTCAGGGGTTGTTTCCTCGGTCACGTTTTCTCTCCATGGTGTTCGTGAGAATTGGCAAGGTTGGAGAAGGCGGATCACCTCCTCCAACCCTGCAGCAGTCTTGCCTAAATAGGGGATATAGGAAAGGCTTCCCTGGCTGTAGGAAAAAAGAGTTACTGACTTTTCCTGTCCCTTCCTTTATTTGTACCTCTTTTCGCTTCTTTTTTTACCTTTCCTTTTGACCTTAAGGCCGACAATATCTCTGGATCATGCATTGCCTCCGCTGCCTCTAACGGCGTCCTTCCTGTCTGATCTNNNNNNNNNNNNNNNNNNNNNNNNNNNNNNNNNNNNNNNNNNNNNNNNNNNNNNNNNNNNNNNNNNNNNNNNNNNNNNNNNNNNNNNNNNNNNNNNNNNNNNNNNNNNNNNNNNNNNNNNNNNNNNNNNNNNNNNNNNNNNNNNNNNNNNNNNNNNNNNNNNNNNNNNNNNNNNNNNNNNNNNNNNNNNNNNNNNNNNNNNNNNNNNNNNNNNNNNNNNNNNNNNNNNNNNNNNNNNNNNNNNNNNNNNNNNNNNNNNNNNNNNNNNNNNNNNNNNNNNNNNNNNNNNNNNNNNNNNNNNNNNNNNNNNNNNNNNNNNNNNNNNNNNNNNNNNNNNNNNNNNNNNNNNNNNNNNNNNNNNNNNNNNNNNNNNNNNNNNNNNNNNNNNNNNNNNNNNNNNNNNNNNNNNNNNNNNNNNNNNNNNNNNNNNNNNNNNNNNNNNNNNNNNNNNNNNNNNNNNNNNNNNNNNNNNNNNNNNNNNNNNNNNNNNNNNNNNNNNNNNNNNNNNNNNNNNNNNNNNNNNNNNNNNNNNNNNNNNNNNNNNNNNNNNNNNNNNNNNNNNNNNNNNNNNNNNNNNNNNNNNNNNNNNNNNNNNNNNNNNNNNNNNNNNNNNNNNNNNNNNNNNNNNNNNNNNNNNNNNNNNNNNNNNNNNNNNNNNNNNNNNNNNNNNNNNNNNNNNNNNNNNNNNNNNNNNNNNNNNNNNNNNNNNNNNNNNNNNNNNNNNNNNNNNNNNNNNNNNNNNNNNNNNNNNNNNNNNNNNNNNNNNNNNNNNNNNNNNNNNNNNNNNNNNNNNNNNNNNNNNNNNNNNNNNNNNNNNNNNNNNNNNNNNNNNNNNNNNNNNNNNNNNNNNNNNNNNNNNNNNNNNNNNNNNNNNNNNNNNNNNNNNNNNNNNNNNNNNNNNNNNNNNNNNNNNNNNNNNNNNNNNNNNNNNNNNNNNNNNNNNNNNNNNNNNNNNNNNNNNNNNNNNNNNNNNNNNNNNNNNNNNNNNNNNNNNNNNNNNNNNNNNNNNNNNNNNNNNNNNNNNNNNNNNNNNNNNNNNNNNNNNNNNNNNNNNNNNNNNNNNNNNNNNNNNNNNNNNNNNNNNNNNNNNNNNNNNNNNNNNNNNNNNNNNNNNNNNNNNNNNNNNNNNNNNNNNNNNNNNNNNNNNNNNNNNNNNNNNNNNNNNNNNNNNNNNNNNNNNNNNNNNNNNNNNNNNNNNNNNNNNNNNNNNNNNNNNNNNNNNNNNNNNNNNNNNNNNNNNNNNNNNNNNNNNNNNNNNNNNNNNNNNNNNNNNNNNNNNNNNNNNNNNNNNNNNNNNNNNNNNNNNNNNNNNNNNNNNNNNNNNNNNNNNNNNNNNNNNNNNNNNNNNNNNNNNNNNNNNNNNNNNNNNNNNNNNNNNNNNNNNNNNNNNNNNNNNNNNNNNNNNNNNNNNNNNNNNNNNNNNNNNNNNNNNNNNNNNNNNNNNNNNNNNNNNNNNNNNNNNNNNNNNNNNNNNNNNNNNNNNNNNNNNNNNNNNNNNNNNNNNNNNNNNNNNNNNNNNNNNNNNNNNNNNNNNNNNNNNNNNNNNNNNNNNNNNNNNNNNNNNNNNNNNNNNNNNNNNNNNNNNNNNNNNNNNNNNNNNNNNNNNNNNNNNNNNNNNNNNNNNNNNNNNNNNNNNNNNNNNNNNNNNNNNNNNNNNNNNNNNNNNNNNNNNNNNNNNNNNNNNNNNNNNNNNNNNNNNNNNNNNNNNNNNNNNNNNNNNNNNNNNNNNNNNNNNNNNNNNNNNNNNNNNNNNNNNNNNNNNNNNNNNNNNNNNNNNNNNNNNNNNNNNNNNNNNNNNNNNNNNNNNNNNNNNNNNNNNNNNNNNNNNNNNNNNNNNNNNNNNNNNNNNNNNNNNNNNNNNNNNNNNNNNNNNNNNNNNNNNNNNNNNNNNNNNNNNNNNNNNNNNNNNNNNNNNNNNNNNNNNNNNNNNNNNNNNNNNNNNNNNNNNNNNNNNNNNNNNNNNNNNNNNNNNNNNNNNNNNNNNNNNNNNNNNNNNNNNNNNNNNNNNNNNNNNNNNNNNNNNNNNNNNNNNNNNNNNNNNNNNNNNNNNNNNNNNNNNNNNNNNNNNNNNNNNNNNNNNNNNNNNNNNNNNNNNNNNNNNNNNNNNNNNNNNNNNNNNNNNNNNNNNNNNNNNNNNNNNNNNNNNNNNNNNNNNNNNNNNNNNNNNNNNNNNNNNNNNNNNNNNNNNNNNNNNNNNNNNNNNNNNNNNNNNNNNNNNNNNNNNNNNNNNNNNNNNNNNNNNNNNNNNNNNNNNNNNNNNNNNNNNNNNNNNNNNNNNNNNNNNNNNNNNNNNNNNNNNNNNNNNNNNNNNNNNNNNNNNNNNNNNNNNNNNNNNNNNNNNNNNNNNNNNNNNNNNNNNNNNNNNNNNNNNNNNNNNNNNNNNNNNNNNNNNNNNNNNNNNNNNNNNNNNNNNNNNNNNNNNNNNNNNNNNNNNNNNNNNNNNNNNNNNNNNNNNNNNNNNNNNNNNNNNNNNNNNNNNNNNNNNNNNNNNNNNNNNNNNNNNNNNNNNNNNNNNNNNNNNNNNNNNNNNNNNNNNNNNNNNNNNNNNNNNNNNNNNNNNNNNNNNNNNNNNNNNNNNNNNNNNNNNNNNNNNNNNNNNNNNNNNNNNNNNNNNNNNNNNNNNNNNNNNNNNNNNNNNNNNNNNNNNNNNNNNNNNNNNNNNNNNNNNNNNNNNNNNNNNNNNNNNNNNNNNNNNNNNNNNNNNNNNNNNNNNNNNNNNNNNNNNNNNNNNNNNNNNNNNNNNNNNNNNNNNNNNNNNNNNNNNNNNNNNNNNNNNNNNNNNNNNNNNNNNNNNNNNNNNNNNNNNNNNNNNNNNNNNNNNNNNNNNNNNNNNNNNNNNNNNNNNNNNNNNNNNNNNNNNNNNNNNNNNNNNNNNNNNNNNNNNNNNNNNNNNNNNNNNNNNNNNNNNNNNNNNNNNNNNNNNNNNNNNNNNNNNNNNNNNNNNNNNNNNNNNNNNNNNNNNNNNNNNNNNNNNNNNNNNNNNNNNNNNNNNNNNNNNNNNNNNNNNNNNNNNNNNNNNNNNNNNNNNNNNNNNNNNNNNNNNNNNNNNNNNNNNNNNNNNNNNNNNNNNNNNNNNNNNNNNNNNNNNNNNNNNNNNNNNNNNNNNNNNNNNNNNNNNNNNNNNNNNNNNNNNNNNNNNNNNNNNNNNNNNNNNNNNNNNNNNNNNNNNNNNNNNNNNNNNNNNNNNNNNNNNNNNNNNNNNNNNNNNNNNNNNNNNNNNNNNNNNNNNNNNNNNNNNNNNNNNNNNNNNNNNNNNNNNNNNNNNNNNNNNNNNNNNNNNNNNNNNNNNNNNNNNNNNNNNNNNNNNNNNNNNNNNNNNNNNNNNNNNNNNNNNNNNNNNNNNNNNNNNNNNNNNNNNNNNNNNNNNNNNNNNNNNNNNNNNNNNNNNNNNNNNNNNNNNNNNNNNNNNNNNNNNNNNNNNNNNNNNNNNNNNNNNNNNNNNNNNNNNNNNNNNNNNNNNNNNNNNNNNNNNNNNNNNNNNNNNNNNNNNNNNNNNNNNNNNNNNNNNNNNNNNNNNNNNNNNNNNNNNNNNNNNNNNNNNNNNNNNNNNNNNNNNNNNNNNNNNNNNNNNNNNNNNNNNNNNNNNNNNNNNNNNNNNNNNNNNNNNNNNNNNNNNNNNNNNNNNNNNNNNNNNNNNNNNNNNNNNNNNNNNNNNNNNNNNNNNNNNNNNNNNNNNNNNNNNNNNNNNNNNNNNNNNNNNNNNNNNNNNNNNNNNNNNNNNNNNNNNNNNNNNNNNNNNNNNNNNNNNNNNNNNNNNNNNNNNNNNNNNNNNNNNNNNNNNNNNNNNNNNNNNNNNNNNNNNNNNNNNNNNNNNNNNNNNNNNNNNNNNNNNNNNNNNNNNNNNNNNNNNNNNNNNNNNNNNNNNNNNNNNNNNNNNNNNNNNNNNNNNNNNNNNNNNNNNNNNNNNNNNNNNNNNNNNNNNNNNNNNNNNNNNNNNNNNNNNNNNNNNNNNNNNNNNNNNNNNNNNNNNNNNNNNNNNNNNNNNNNNNNNNNNNNNNNNNNNNNNNNNNNNNNNNNNNNNNNNNNNNNNNNNNNNNNNNNNNNNNNNNNNNNNNNNNNNNNNNNNNNNNNNNNNNNNNNNNNNNNNNNNNNNNNNNNNNNNNNNNNNNNNNNNNNNNNNNNNNNNNNNNNNNNNNNNNNNNNNNNNNNNNNNNNNNNNNNNNNNNNNNNNNNNNNNNNNNNNNNNNNNNNNNNNNNNNNNNNNNNNNNNNNNNNNNNNNNNNNNNNNNNNNNNNNNNNNNNNNNNNNNNNNNNNNNNNNNNNNNNNNNNNNNNNNNNNNNNNNNNNNNNNNNNNNNNNNNNNNNNNNNNNNNNNNNNNNNNNNNNNNNNNNNNNNNNNNNNNNNNNNNNNNNNNNNNNNNNNNNNNNNNNNNNNNNNNNNNNNNNNNNNNNNNNNNNNNNNNNNNNNNNNNNNNNNNNNNNNNNNNNNNNNNNNNNNNNNNNNNNNNNNNNNNNNNNNNNNNNNNNNNNNNNNNNNNNNNNNNNNNNNNNNNNNNNNNNNNNNNNNNNNNNNNNNNNNNNNNNNNNNNNNNNNNNNNNNNNNNNNNNNNNNNNNNNNNNNNNNNNNNNNNNNNNNNNNNNNNNNNNNNNNNNNNNNNNNNNNNNNNNNNNNNNNNNNNNNNNNNNNNNNNNNNNNNNNNNNNNNNNNNNNNNNNNNNNNNNNNNNNNNNNNNNNNNNNNNNNNNNNNNNNNNNNNNNNNNNNNNNNNNNNNNNNNNNNNNNNNNNNNNNNNNNNNNNNNNNNNNNNNNNNNNNNNNNNNNNNNNNNNNNNNNNNNNNNNNNNNNNNNNNNNNNNNNNNNNNNNNNNNNNNNNNNNNNNNNNNNNNNNNNNNNNNNNNNNNNNNNNNNNNNNNNNNNNNNNNNNNNNNNNNNNNNNNNNNNNNNNNNNNNNNNNNNNNNNNNNNNNNNNNNNNNNNNNNNNNNNNNNNNNNNNNNNNNNNNNNNNNNNNNNNNNNNNNNNNNNNNNNNNNNNNNNNNNNNNNNNNNNNNNNNNNNNNNNNNNNNNNNNNNNNNNNNNNNNNNNNNNNNNNNNNNNNNNNNNNNNNNNNNNNNNNNNNNNNNNNNNNNNNNNNNNNNNNNNNNNNNNNNNNNNNNNNNNNNNNNNNNNNNNNNNNNNNNNNNNNNNNNNNNNNNNNNNNNNNNNNNNNNNNNNNNNNNNNNNNNNNNNNNNNNNNNNNNNNNNNNNNNNNNNNNNNNNNNNNNNNNNNNNNNNNNNNNNNNNNNNNNNNNNNNNNNNNNNNNNNNNNNNNNNNNNNNNNNNNNNNNNNNNNNNNNNNNNNNNNNNNNNNNNNNNNNNNNNNNNNNNNNNNNNNNNNNNNNNNNNNNNNNNNNNNNNNNNNNNNNNNNNNNNNNNNNNNNNNNNNNNNNNNNNNNNNNNNNNNNNNNNNNNNNNNNNNNNNNNNNNNNNNNNNNNNNNNNNNNNNNNNNNNNNNNNNNNNNNNNNNNNNNNNNNNNNNNNNNNNNNNNNNNNNNNNNNNNNNNNNNNNNNNNNNNNNNNNNNNNNNNNNNNNNNNNNNNNNNNNNNNNNNNNNNNNNNNNNNNNNNNNNNNNNNNNNNNNGAGAGATTTTTTTAAATGGCGTGAGTGAAAGACAAGAGACATGAGAGCGCGACGAAGCCGCTTTTCAGAAGATAGAAGCAGGAGAGGTCGCACGCGCGTGGAGGGCTTGACCGAGGGGAGAGGGCTACAGAGGTTGCTTTCCCTATCTCTCATGGGGTATACTTTGCCGATGGGGTTATGTAGAGAGCAGAGCCCCATCTACACTGCACCGATGCGGACCCGCTGCTGGGTGAGGCAAAACAACCTTCCGCCGCGGGAATGAGGCATCGGGAAGGCCGCAGCAAATAAAAGGCAACAACCCAGGAGAAGAAGAAATTGGCATCGCTTTCCATGAAAGAGCTCCTCGAAGCAGGAGTGCACTTTGGACATCAGACGCGCCGTTGGAACCCAAAGATGAAGCGCTATATCTACGGCGCGCGCAACGGCATCCACATCATTGACCTCCATCAAACGCTGACTCTGTTCGATGAAGCCCAGCGATTTGTGCAGGAGGTCGTCGCCTCGGGTGGACACGTGCTGTTTGTGGGCACCAAAAAGCAGGCGCAAGATGCCATTCAAGAGGCCGCTCAGCGCTGTCGCCAAAGCTATGTAAACCAGCGATGGCTCGGCGGAATGCTCACCAACTATCGCACCATTAAGGAGCGGCTTAAACGGCTCGACGAGCTGAACGAAATGCAGATGAACGGCACCCTAGACCGCCTCACCAAAAAAGAGGCTACCCTGCTGCTTGAAGAGCGCGACAAGCTGGAGCGCTACCTCGGCGGCATCAAAAATATGCCCGGTCTACCACAATGCCTGATCGTAGTGGATTGTAAAAAGGAGCACATCGCCATTGCGGAGGCAAGACGCCTAGGCATTCCTGTGGTAGCCCTTGTGGATACCAACTGCGACCCCGATCTGGTGGACTACGTGATACCGGGCAACGACGACGCCATTCGCGCCATTCGCCTCATCACCGGGCGCCTTGCGGATGCCATCGCCGAGATCAAGCAGGCGGAGTGGGATGCTGAAGAGGCCGCTCAACATCCCGCCGAAGGCGAGTCGGTAGAGGCGATCGTGCCGGACGAGGTCGAAAAACCGGACGTGGATGCCTTCGAGCCGACCCCCGATGCGGACTACGTGTTTCATCCCGGTGAGGAGGATGAGTACAGCCGCATGGCGGCAGAGGTAGAGAGCCAAGGCGAAGCCTAAATCCCTCTTTTTTTGAATCTTCGCTTGAAAGAAATAGATAAAGGAAGTTTGCACAATGCCAGAGATAACCGCCGCAATGGTGAAAGAGCTGCGCGATCGAACCGGCGCCGCGATGATGCTTTGCAAAGAGGCCCTCGTGGAGACCGGGGGCGACTTCGACGAGGCCGTCGTCTACATCCGCAAAAAGCTGGGCGCCAAGCTGAGCGATAGAGGCGACCGCGTCGCCGCCGAAGGCGTTATTGCCGTGGCCGTGGTGGACGATCGGGATGCGGCCATCATCGAGCTGAACTCGGAGACCGACTTCGTGGCGCGCAGCGAGGACTTTAAACAGCTGGCCAAAGAGCTGGCCGAACAGGTCGCGCGCAGCCGAGCAACCTCCACCGAGGAGCTTCTGAAACAGCCCTCCCTGGTTGACATGGCGCTGACGGTGCAAGATCGCATCCACGATGTGTTCAGCCGACTTCGGGAGAACATCGTTTTTCGCCGATTTGCGTTTGTCTCCACCGACGAGACCGGCCATATCGCCACCTACGTGCATGTGCCGGCCAACGACCGCATTGGGGTGCTCGTGGAGGTGGGCGCCGAATCGCCGGAGGCCGCCCGCAGCGAGGAGATCAAACACCTAGGGCACGAGTTGGCCATGCAGATCGCAGCCTCCCGCCCTCGCTACCTTACTCGGGAAGAGGTGCCCGAAGAGGTGCTTGAACAAGAACGCGACATCGCGCGGACCGTGGCCCGAAATGAAGGACGGCCGGAAGCGGCCATAGAGAAAATCGTGGAAGGACGGTTGCGTAAGTTCTATGAGGAGACCGTCCTGCTGGATCAGCCCTACCTGCGCGAGCCGAAAAAGACCATCGCACAGCTGCTGAAAGAGGTGGGAAAGGGCGCCCATATTCGCCGATTCATTCGCTATGAGGT of Chthonomonas calidirosea T49 contains these proteins:
- the rpsB gene encoding 30S ribosomal protein S2, producing the protein MASLSMKELLEAGVHFGHQTRRWNPKMKRYIYGARNGIHIIDLHQTLTLFDEAQRFVQEVVASGGHVLFVGTKKQAQDAIQEAAQRCRQSYVNQRWLGGMLTNYRTIKERLKRLDELNEMQMNGTLDRLTKKEATLLLEERDKLERYLGGIKNMPGLPQCLIVVDCKKEHIAIAEARRLGIPVVALVDTNCDPDLVDYVIPGNDDAIRAIRLITGRLADAIAEIKQAEWDAEEAAQHPAEGESVEAIVPDEVEKPDVDAFEPTPDADYVFHPGEEDEYSRMAAEVESQGEA
- the tsf gene encoding translation elongation factor Ts, yielding MPEITAAMVKELRDRTGAAMMLCKEALVETGGDFDEAVVYIRKKLGAKLSDRGDRVAAEGVIAVAVVDDRDAAIIELNSETDFVARSEDFKQLAKELAEQVARSRATSTEELLKQPSLVDMALTVQDRIHDVFSRLRENIVFRRFAFVSTDETGHIATYVHVPANDRIGVLVEVGAESPEAARSEEIKHLGHELAMQIAASRPRYLTREEVPEEVLEQERDIARTVARNEGRPEAAIEKIVEGRLRKFYEETVLLDQPYLREPKKTIAQLLKEVGKGAHIRRFIRYEVGEQTGGAATSGAIKETVE